The following are from one region of the Cervus canadensis isolate Bull #8, Minnesota chromosome 21, ASM1932006v1, whole genome shotgun sequence genome:
- the TSPAN11 gene encoding tetraspanin-11 isoform X1, producing MAHYKVEQDDWLTVYLKYLLFVFNFFFWVGGAAVMAVGVWTLVEKSGYLSVLASSTFAASAYILIFAGALVMVTGFLGFGAIIREDRGCLSAYFCLLLVIFLVELVAGVLAHVYYQRLSDELKQHLTRTLAENYRQPGAAEITASVDRLQQDFKCCGSNSSADWLQSSYILSPEAEGRRVPDSCCKTVVARCGQRAHPSNIYKVEGGCISKLEQFLADHLLLMGAVGIGVACLQPRSLSSPRKHEGKGPGGHLELVRSKDLGGVGVWVQICGMILTCSLHRRLQLHFY from the exons GTGGGGGGCGCCGCGGTCATGGCCGTGGGCGTCTGGACCCTGGTGGAGAAGAGCGGCTACCTCAGCGTCCTGGCCTCCAGCACCTTCGCCGCCTCCGCCTACATCCTCATCTTCGCGGGCGCCCTCGTCATGGTGACCGGCTTCCTGGGCTTCGGCGCCATCATCCGCGAGGACAGGGGCTGCCTCTCTGCG TATTTCTGCCTGTTGCTGGTGATCTTCCTCGTTGAGCTGGTAGCGGGCGTCCTGGCCCACGTGTACTACCAGAGG CTGAGCGACGAGCTGAAGCAACACTTAACCCGGACCCTGGCCGAGAACTACAGGCAGCCTGGCGCTGCGGAAATCACAGCATCTGTGGACCGTCTACAGCAGGAT TTCAAGTGCTGCGGGAGCAACAGCTCAGCCGACTGGCTTCAGAGCAGCTACATCCTGTCTCCAGAGGCCGAGGGCCGCCGGGTGCCGGACAGCTGCTGCAAGACGGTGGTGGCACGCTGCGGCCAGCGGGCACACCCCTCCAACATCTACAAGGTGGAG GGAGGGTGCATCAGCAAGCTGGAGCAGTTCCTGGCTGACCACCTGCTGCTCATGGGGGCCGTGGGCATCGGGGTGGCCTGCCTGCAG CCAAGGTCACTCTCTTCCCCCAGAAAACATGAAGGAAAAGGCCCTGGGGGCCACCTTGAACTTGTCAGGAGCAAAGACCTGGGAGGAGTGGGAGTGTGGGTGCAG ATCTGTGGCATGATACTCACCTGCAGCTTGCACCGGAGGCTCCAACTGCATTTTTACTAA